In Acidisarcina polymorpha, the DNA window GACGAAATGGCAGGAGAAGGAAGCGCTTCGCGCGGCCTATGAACAGAAGCTCGAAGCGCAGCCGGTGAATCTGGATTTAGTGGACGCGGCGGGTTTGAAGAAATTGCGCGCGAATGCCGGAGACCACTATACGCTGGTGACCTTCTGGGCGACCTGGTGCGGCTCCTGTGTGGCGGAGTTTTCCGATCTTCAAGACATCTTTCGGATGTATAGCGACCGCGACGTCAATCTGGTGACGGTTTCAGCCAATATGCCCGACGAACGGCAGAGTGTATTGAAATTTCTCGAGAGAAAACACGCTACCAGCCGCAACCTGTTGTTCGCCTCCGATGATACTGCAGCGCTGCAGGCGGCATTCGATCCTAAGTGGCAATCTGCTGTACCGTACACGGTGTTACTAGGGCCGAACGGCACCGTGCTCTACAGCTCATTAGGTTCGGTGGACATACTGCAGCTGCGGCGAAAGATCCTGGCGTCGGTGCCGTCCGATTACATCGGTTTCAATAAATACTGGACGACGCCGTAGTGATGTTATCTGCTGGTTCTGCGTTCAGATAGGAAGTAAAAAGGCTGGCTCTGAACATGGGCCGGCCTTTCTTCATGGATACGGCGACTTCTTATTCGGGGTCTAACTTGTGCGAAGCTCTTTTCCGATGAAAGTCTGCGGGATAGCGTTCTGTTTGCTGATCGCCGGGCCGGCAGGCAACGCGGCGGATCTCAACCTCATGCCGTGGCCGTCGGCGGCGATCGTGCAGGACGGGTTTCTCACTGTTGACCATGCGCTACGGATTGAAGTCACCGGTGGAGATGACCGGGTTCGGCGCGCGGTTGCGCGATTCCTCAAGAACCTCTCGACGGAAACCGGCGTCCCCTATGATCGTCGTTTTGATGGAACGCCCGATGGAGCCACTCTTTCCATTCGCTGCACGGGCGTCGGTCGCCGCGTCCAGGCGGTGGACGAAGACGAGAGCTATCATCTGTCGGTCAGCGGGACTGGCGTCGAGCTGACGGCAGCGAACCCATTGGGGATTCTGCATGGCCTCGAGACCTTGCTGCAGCTGGTTGAGCCGGGACCGCATGGATGGAGGATCCCCTATGTCCGGATCGACGACGCGCCGCGGTTTGCTTGGCGGGGGATGATGATCGACGTCTCGCGGCACTTTATGCCACTGCAGGCCATCGAACGGAACGTCGATGGGATGGCTGAAGTCAAGCTCAATGTGCTGCACCTGCACCTGTCGGATGATGAGGGGTTTCGAGTGGAAAGCAGACGCTGCCCGAAGCTTACGGGAGCGGCATCCGGCGGTCTTTTTTATACCCAGAGCCAGATACGGGAGTTGATTGCGTATGCTCGCAACCGCGGAATCCGCGTGGTTCCGGAGTTCGATGTGCCGGGCCATGCGGTGAGCTGGATCGTCGCCTATCCACGGCTTGCGTCCGGGACTGCGCCTGCCCGGTTGGTGCAGTCGCAACATGACGATCTGCGGCCGCCGCTCAATCCTACGCAAGACTCTACTTATAAGTTGCTGGAGACGGCGTTCGGCGAAATGGCGAAGCTGTTTCCCGATGCATATTTTCATATTGGCGGCGATGAGGTGGATGGCAAGTACTGGGACCATGACCCGGAGATTCAAAGATGGATGCGGAGCCACGGCATCAAGGACAACCATGCGTTACAGACTTACTTCACCAGAAGGGTGGAGAAGATTGTTCACAAGGACGGCAAGATCATGGAGGGTTGGGACGAG includes these proteins:
- a CDS encoding beta-N-acetylhexosaminidase; the protein is MKVCGIAFCLLIAGPAGNAADLNLMPWPSAAIVQDGFLTVDHALRIEVTGGDDRVRRAVARFLKNLSTETGVPYDRRFDGTPDGATLSIRCTGVGRRVQAVDEDESYHLSVSGTGVELTAANPLGILHGLETLLQLVEPGPHGWRIPYVRIDDAPRFAWRGMMIDVSRHFMPLQAIERNVDGMAEVKLNVLHLHLSDDEGFRVESRRCPKLTGAASGGLFYTQSQIRELIAYARNRGIRVVPEFDVPGHAVSWIVAYPRLASGTAPARLVQSQHDDLRPPLNPTQDSTYKLLETAFGEMAKLFPDAYFHIGGDEVDGKYWDHDPEIQRWMRSHGIKDNHALQTYFTRRVEKIVHKDGKIMEGWDEILDSDLPKQSLIQSWRGADSLASAAQSGYKTILSAGYYLDLMHSASYHYAVDPLAGKSAALSPAEKANILGGEAAQWTEYVTPENLDNRIWPRMGAIAERLWSAEGVTDVDSMYRRLSVLSRSLAWRGLEHETGSRMMLGRIEGDDLPAPLLETLAMAVEPVKEYDREQTQVYDVTAPLNRLVDSVPPESDYSRSINALAARAAHDASVRLELRRQFSQWRDNDARLEPYLAASHLRLGLAPLSQDLSKLGVLGLAALDAIEAGKPISVDSRNEQLALVQATAAHHAELLLAVTPSVRVLIEAEPGTQ